A stretch of Candidatus Bathyarchaeota archaeon DNA encodes these proteins:
- a CDS encoding iron-containing alcohol dehydrogenase, with product MSLKVFEPNLCLARISEYQGAKKVIFGTGAVEDRVGAEVKRFGKKVGLITDKGVKKAGLADKVADLLKKEGLDVDVYGEIAAEPTTESLKKAVKFGREGNYDAIVAVGGGAVMDTGKMVAVSLTNPGDIMTYVNPSQDMIQVPPKPKILIPTTSGTGSEVSPYSVIIEGMYKTWAASPSLYAEVAIVDPLMVMTCPPKQTAGSAMDALSHNVEALISTYSNPISDSQALEATRLIFAYARKAYHDGNNLEARWGMACAAMLGGIVIGYPWIGGPAILGHCIAEAAGPRWNIPHGAACGLVLPYILEFNLSACVEKIARIAHAAGLDVYGLSPREAANAVICEIANLLKDMELPVSLKEWGVPKKELSEFAEYIVNERQYVYGLPTFNPRKLTKENTLDLMERMYEGVIG from the coding sequence ATGAGTTTAAAGGTTTTTGAACCAAATCTTTGCTTAGCTAGAATCTCAGAATATCAAGGGGCAAAAAAAGTTATTTTTGGCACTGGAGCTGTTGAAGATAGAGTTGGAGCTGAAGTTAAACGCTTTGGAAAAAAAGTTGGTTTAATTACAGATAAAGGCGTGAAAAAAGCTGGGTTAGCTGATAAAGTTGCTGATTTATTGAAAAAAGAAGGATTAGATGTGGATGTTTATGGTGAAATTGCAGCTGAGCCAACTACTGAAAGCTTAAAGAAAGCTGTTAAATTTGGAAGAGAAGGCAATTATGACGCGATTGTTGCTGTTGGCGGTGGAGCTGTTATGGATACAGGGAAAATGGTTGCTGTAAGCTTAACAAACCCAGGCGATATAATGACTTATGTTAACCCATCTCAAGATATGATTCAAGTTCCACCTAAACCTAAAATTTTGATTCCAACAACTTCAGGTACTGGAAGCGAAGTTTCGCCCTATTCAGTAATAATTGAAGGAATGTATAAAACTTGGGCTGCAAGCCCAAGCTTATATGCTGAAGTTGCTATAGTTGATCCTCTAATGGTTATGACTTGTCCACCGAAGCAAACAGCTGGAAGTGCTATGGATGCTTTAAGCCATAATGTTGAAGCTTTAATAAGCACTTATTCAAATCCAATTTCAGACAGTCAAGCTCTTGAAGCAACAAGGCTTATTTTCGCTTATGCAAGAAAAGCTTACCATGATGGAAATAATCTTGAAGCTAGATGGGGAATGGCTTGCGCAGCTATGTTAGGTGGAATAGTAATTGGGTATCCATGGATTGGTGGTCCAGCCATTTTAGGGCATTGTATTGCTGAAGCAGCTGGTCCAAGATGGAATATTCCGCATGGCGCTGCTTGCGGTTTAGTTTTACCTTATATTCTAGAATTTAATCTTTCAGCTTGCGTTGAGAAAATTGCTAGAATAGCGCATGCAGCTGGACTTGATGTTTACGGTTTATCACCTAGAGAAGCAGCTAACGCTGTAATATGCGAGATAGCGAATCTTTTAAAAGATATGGAGTTACCTGTAAGCTTAAAAGAATGGGGTGTACCTAAAAAAGAACTTTCAGAATTTGCGGAGTATATCGTTAATGAACGTCAATATGTATACGGCCTTCCCACTTTTAATCCAAGAAAATTAACTAAAGAAAATACTTTAGATCTTATGGAGCGAATGTATGAAGGAGTAATTGGATAA
- a CDS encoding translation initiation factor IF-5A: protein MVSKPVEVGSLKVGQYIIIEGEPCKIVEFEKSKPGKHGSAKARIVGISLFSGQKKSLVNPVDAKVDVPIIEKRTAQVISVTEDSVQLMDMENYQTFEALKPDEEELKNKLISGVEVEYWSVLGKNKIIRIKS, encoded by the coding sequence ATAGTGAGTAAACCAGTTGAAGTAGGCAGCTTGAAAGTAGGCCAGTATATTATAATAGAAGGGGAACCATGCAAAATAGTTGAGTTTGAAAAATCTAAACCTGGAAAACATGGTTCTGCTAAAGCTAGAATTGTTGGTATAAGCCTTTTCTCCGGTCAAAAAAAGAGTCTTGTGAATCCTGTTGATGCTAAAGTTGATGTGCCAATAATAGAGAAGAGAACAGCTCAAGTTATTTCAGTTACAGAAGATTCCGTACAATTAATGGATATGGAGAATTATCAAACATTTGAAGCTTTAAAACCTGATGAGGAGGAGTTGAAAAATAAATTAATATCCGGCGTAGAAGTTGAATACTGGAGCGTTCTTGGAAAAAATAAAATTATAAGAATTAAATCTTAA
- a CDS encoding HEPN domain-containing protein: protein MKLLKVLDQYYIPTRYANAFASGPAKRYFTEFQAKQAIEFAEAILNEVKKIVFERRSLSGFYKVKKLKAYRLLSK, encoded by the coding sequence ATGAAGCTGTTAAAGGTGCTTGATCAATATTATATACCAACTCGCTATGCTAACGCTTTTGCTAGTGGACCTGCAAAAAGATATTTTACAGAGTTTCAAGCTAAGCAAGCAATTGAGTTTGCTGAAGCGATCTTAAATGAAGTGAAAAAAATTGTTTTTGAAAGAAGAAGCTTATCTGGATTTTATAAAGTTAAAAAACTTAAGGCCTATAGGCTATTATCCAAATGA
- a CDS encoding histone deacetylase translates to MKIVFSKKCLEYSDWHIESPERVRKAYEILKSKGYEFIEPKPASEEDILKVHSKEHVERIKNGDFYDPDTPAYENIYEYARLAAGGAIKAAEENSFSLMRPPGHHAGKSGIALGASTLGFCYFNNIAIAVKYLDLPTLIIDIDGHHGNGTQEIFFKNPKVAYISLHRYPIYPGTGRFSEANCFNFPLPPYTGDEEYLKTLSKALSQVNIDDYELIGISAGFDCHKGDLASLDLTSNCFKEVGKMIKALGKPVFGVLEGGYIGENVGNDLHNLIQGLEGRNEY, encoded by the coding sequence ATGAAAATAGTTTTTTCAAAAAAATGCTTAGAATATTCTGATTGGCATATAGAAAGCCCTGAAAGAGTTAGAAAAGCTTATGAAATTCTTAAAAGTAAAGGCTATGAATTTATTGAACCTAAACCTGCTTCTGAAGAAGATATTCTTAAAGTGCATAGTAAGGAACATGTAGAAAGAATTAAAAATGGAGATTTTTATGATCCAGACACACCCGCCTATGAAAATATTTATGAATATGCTAGGCTTGCTGCTGGAGGAGCTATAAAAGCTGCGGAAGAAAATAGTTTTTCATTAATGCGGCCTCCAGGGCATCATGCAGGTAAGAGTGGAATTGCTTTAGGCGCTTCAACCCTAGGATTTTGTTATTTTAACAATATAGCTATAGCTGTGAAGTATTTAGATTTACCAACTTTAATTATAGATATTGATGGGCATCATGGAAACGGAACTCAAGAAATATTTTTTAAAAATCCTAAAGTTGCATATATCTCTTTGCATAGATATCCTATTTACCCAGGAACAGGAAGATTTTCTGAAGCAAATTGCTTTAATTTCCCATTACCTCCTTATACAGGTGATGAAGAATATTTAAAAACCTTAAGCAAAGCCTTATCTCAAGTAAATATAGATGATTATGAGTTAATAGGGATTTCAGCTGGATTTGATTGTCATAAAGGAGATTTAGCCTCTTTAGATTTAACCTCAAACTGTTTTAAGGAAGTTGGGAAAATGATAAAAGCTTTAGGAAAGCCTGTTTTCGGAGTTTTAGAAGGGGGATACATAGGTGAAAATGTTGGGAACGATTTGCATAATTTAATTCAAGGATTAGAAGGGAGAAATGAATATTAA
- a CDS encoding acetoin utilization protein AcuC: MLGTTAFIYSNDYLKYQFGLDHPFNPIREKYTLELLENLKVFNEKAKVYSPKPALEENLLLTHSKKYIEFVKAKSEKGEGYLDYGDTPASKGIYEAACLRVGGTLLGADLLMNNEVLHVFNPGGGFHHAKSDKAAGFCVFNDVAIAVKYLQKKHNVKKIAVIDIDGHHGDGTQEILYKEPILKISFHRYDDWPYPFYPGTGKIEEIGEGDGLGYSVNVPLPIGTGDEDYLYAFNEIVPPLIKNYKPEVIIHQFGVDAHYQDPLVHLSLTTKAYKEISVITHELTHEVSNGRYLILGGGGYNPKNTARCWAIMFITISEAEIKDLESYNKLFDALIIKERKLKVKEVVEKIKKLIFPLHNI, from the coding sequence ATGCTTGGAACAACAGCTTTTATTTATTCAAATGATTATTTAAAATATCAATTTGGTTTAGATCATCCTTTTAACCCGATAAGAGAAAAGTATACTTTAGAATTGCTTGAAAACCTTAAGGTATTTAATGAAAAAGCTAAAGTTTATTCTCCTAAACCTGCTTTAGAAGAAAATCTTCTGCTTACTCACTCTAAAAAATATATTGAATTTGTGAAAGCTAAAAGCGAGAAAGGTGAAGGTTATCTTGATTATGGTGATACCCCCGCGTCAAAAGGAATTTATGAAGCTGCTTGTTTAAGGGTTGGAGGAACATTGCTTGGAGCCGACCTTTTAATGAATAATGAAGTTTTGCATGTTTTTAATCCTGGTGGAGGTTTTCATCATGCAAAATCTGATAAAGCAGCTGGGTTTTGCGTATTTAATGATGTTGCTATAGCTGTTAAATATCTTCAAAAAAAGCATAATGTTAAAAAAATTGCTGTAATAGATATTGATGGGCATCATGGTGATGGTACACAAGAAATACTTTATAAAGAACCAATTCTTAAAATTTCTTTTCATAGATATGATGATTGGCCTTACCCATTTTATCCAGGTACAGGAAAAATTGAGGAAATTGGTGAAGGCGATGGGTTAGGCTATTCTGTAAATGTTCCTTTACCTATAGGCACAGGAGATGAAGATTATCTTTATGCTTTTAATGAAATTGTTCCTCCATTAATTAAAAATTATAAGCCTGAAGTAATTATTCATCAATTTGGAGTTGATGCGCATTACCAAGATCCACTTGTTCATTTAAGCTTAACCACAAAGGCTTATAAAGAGATAAGCGTTATAACTCATGAATTAACTCATGAAGTTTCAAATGGAAGATATTTAATTCTTGGAGGCGGAGGTTACAATCCTAAAAATACTGCTAGATGCTGGGCTATAATGTTTATTACTATATCAGAAGCTGAGATAAAAGATTTAGAAAGCTATAATAAGCTTTTTGATGCTTTAATAATTAAGGAAAGAAAACTTAAGGTTAAAGAGGTTGTTGAAAAAATAAAAAAGCTTATTTTTCCATTGCATAATATTTAA
- a CDS encoding hydroxyacid dehydrogenase — translation MRILICDSIESDGINKLKEAGHEVIEKTKITYDELKHEIENFDAVIVRSRTKLTREIIEKGKRLKAIARAGVGLDNIDVKAANEKGIKIISTPAAPTTSVAELTIGLMLAVLRKISYADKAMKEGKWIKKELIGRELGSLTVGVIGVGGRIGLEVARILKEGFKSKVIGYDIIDVADKAEKIGFEATKSLDELLKKSDIITIHVPYLPSTHHLINEEKINLMKDGAILINTSRGDIVDGKTLLKALKSGKLAGAGLDVFHKEPPEDDWEKELINLQGVTVCTCHIGAQTIEAQTQASIMAATQLIEALK, via the coding sequence ATGAGAATTTTAATTTGCGACTCAATAGAATCAGATGGAATAAATAAATTAAAAGAAGCAGGGCATGAAGTTATAGAAAAAACTAAAATAACTTATGATGAGCTTAAACATGAAATTGAAAATTTTGATGCTGTTATTGTTAGAAGCAGAACTAAGTTAACACGTGAAATAATTGAAAAAGGTAAGAGGTTGAAGGCTATTGCAAGAGCTGGAGTTGGGTTAGATAATATTGATGTGAAAGCAGCTAATGAAAAAGGGATTAAAATTATTTCCACACCTGCAGCTCCAACAACAAGCGTGGCTGAATTAACTATAGGTTTAATGCTTGCTGTATTAAGAAAAATTTCTTATGCAGATAAGGCTATGAAGGAAGGGAAATGGATTAAAAAAGAGCTTATAGGAAGAGAGCTTGGAAGCTTAACTGTAGGCGTTATAGGCGTTGGTGGAAGAATAGGGCTTGAAGTTGCTAGGATTTTGAAGGAGGGGTTTAAATCTAAGGTTATAGGATACGATATTATAGATGTGGCTGATAAAGCTGAAAAAATAGGTTTTGAAGCAACAAAAAGCTTGGATGAGTTGCTTAAAAAATCTGATATAATAACAATTCACGTTCCATATCTACCTTCAACGCATCACCTTATAAATGAAGAGAAAATTAACTTAATGAAAGATGGCGCAATATTAATAAACACTTCTAGAGGCGATATAGTTGATGGAAAAACACTTCTTAAAGCTTTAAAATCAGGAAAGCTTGCTGGAGCTGGATTAGATGTATTTCATAAAGAACCTCCAGAAGATGATTGGGAAAAGGAGTTAATTAATTTACAAGGAGTCACTGTATGCACATGTCATATAGGTGCTCAAACAATTGAAGCTCAAACACAAGCAAGCATAATGGCCGCAACTCAATTAATAGAAGCTTTAAAATAA
- a CDS encoding HD domain-containing protein, translated as MNKYWGIIKDPLYGYIKITEVEKKVIDTVPIQRLRRIKQLSGAEYVYPAANHTRFEHSLGVMYLAGVLAQNLPIELSEELIEFIKLSALLHDVGHGPFSHVFDSILSKRLNETHEDLASWIIKNSEVAEILEAENFSSKEISDLAVGKLNGKEPFFNQIISSGIDVDKMDFIPRDSYHTGAGYGSMDVFRLIYSMEIHEGNLTIGETALSVLETFLLARLESFKTIYFHKASRAAQIMLVKALEKAENEAYHLPFNSVDEYLALDDYSVWFMLKKCESSKEIVKNLENRKLLKCAYERIFFTQEKMVTSIFTNEVVRHKIEEEIASKAKLNPEKVVIDIPSLPSVPYSNAKLELMDIPVFTKGKFGEKISKKATELSRIINVMQAYMNIVRVYTEEQYRSKVAEASEKTFGYLPSETTISY; from the coding sequence TTGAATAAATATTGGGGAATAATCAAAGATCCTTTATATGGTTATATTAAAATAACTGAGGTTGAAAAAAAAGTTATAGATACAGTGCCTATTCAAAGGCTTAGAAGAATAAAACAGCTTTCAGGCGCAGAGTATGTTTATCCAGCTGCTAATCATACTCGTTTTGAGCACTCGTTAGGCGTTATGTATTTAGCTGGAGTTTTAGCTCAAAATCTTCCAATAGAATTAAGCGAGGAATTAATAGAATTTATAAAGCTTTCAGCGCTTCTTCATGATGTTGGTCATGGGCCTTTCTCTCATGTGTTTGATTCTATTTTAAGCAAAAGATTAAATGAAACTCATGAGGATTTAGCAAGCTGGATTATAAAAAACTCTGAGGTTGCAGAAATTCTTGAAGCAGAAAACTTTTCTTCTAAAGAAATTTCAGATTTAGCTGTTGGAAAGCTTAACGGTAAAGAACCTTTTTTTAATCAAATAATTTCAAGTGGAATAGATGTTGATAAAATGGATTTTATTCCTAGAGATTCTTATCATACTGGTGCTGGATACGGCAGCATGGATGTCTTTAGGTTAATTTACAGCATGGAGATTCATGAAGGAAACTTAACTATTGGAGAAACAGCTTTATCAGTTCTTGAAACCTTTCTTTTAGCTAGATTAGAATCTTTTAAAACAATTTACTTTCATAAAGCTTCTAGAGCAGCTCAAATAATGCTTGTGAAAGCTTTAGAGAAAGCTGAAAATGAAGCTTACCATTTACCCTTTAATTCTGTAGACGAATATTTAGCTTTAGACGATTACTCAGTTTGGTTTATGCTTAAAAAATGTGAATCTTCAAAAGAAATTGTTAAAAATTTAGAGAATAGAAAACTGCTTAAATGCGCTTATGAAAGAATATTTTTCACTCAAGAAAAAATGGTAACAAGCATTTTCACAAACGAGGTTGTAAGACATAAAATAGAGGAGGAGATAGCTTCTAAAGCTAAGCTTAACCCTGAAAAAGTTGTGATAGATATTCCTTCATTACCTTCTGTTCCATATTCTAACGCTAAGCTTGAGTTAATGGATATTCCAGTGTTTACTAAAGGTAAATTTGGAGAAAAAATATCTAAAAAAGCAACAGAACTGTCTAGAATAATTAATGTTATGCAAGCTTACATGAACATCGTTAGAGTTTACACTGAAGAGCAATATAGAAGTAAAGTAGCTGAAGCTTCAGAGAAAACTTTTGGTTATTTACCATCTGAAACAACCATTTCTTATTGA
- a CDS encoding proteasome assembly chaperone family protein has product MDIRFIEKQPLPKKFILINALPDVGLVGVIAATHLISSLKMKEIAHLDSEVFPPVIVLHEGEPKSPIRILANESLAVLISEAAVPAEAIYPLANAIVSWAFSKNVDYIISLGGLAVQNRQDIDSPKVFAVLTDKKLMNIIGDSAEVMEEGYVVGAYALMIKKCIEIKLPAITLLAQSFFSYPDPEAAAAVIKVLNKILNLNIDVSELLQRGEEIRLRAKDIMRRTQAELIKMNKAQEYDLPPLYM; this is encoded by the coding sequence TTGGATATTCGTTTTATAGAGAAGCAACCGCTGCCTAAAAAGTTTATTTTAATTAATGCTTTACCAGATGTTGGTTTAGTTGGGGTGATTGCAGCTACTCATTTAATTTCATCTTTAAAAATGAAGGAAATTGCGCATCTTGACTCTGAAGTTTTTCCTCCAGTTATAGTTCTTCATGAAGGTGAACCTAAATCTCCAATCCGAATATTAGCTAATGAATCTTTAGCTGTTTTAATTTCTGAAGCAGCGGTACCGGCTGAAGCAATTTACCCTCTAGCTAACGCGATAGTAAGCTGGGCCTTTTCAAAGAATGTTGACTACATAATTTCCTTAGGAGGATTGGCTGTTCAAAATCGCCAAGATATAGATTCTCCTAAAGTTTTCGCTGTTTTAACAGATAAAAAATTAATGAATATTATTGGTGACTCAGCTGAGGTTATGGAGGAGGGTTATGTGGTTGGAGCTTATGCATTAATGATTAAAAAATGCATAGAAATTAAGCTTCCAGCTATTACGCTTTTAGCTCAATCCTTCTTTAGTTATCCAGATCCAGAAGCTGCAGCTGCAGTGATTAAAGTTTTAAATAAAATTTTAAATTTAAATATCGATGTGTCAGAGTTGCTTCAAAGAGGTGAAGAAATAAGGTTGAGAGCTAAAGATATCATGCGAAGAACTCAAGCTGAATTAATTAAAATGAATAAAGCTCAAGAGTATGATCTGCCTCCACTTTACATGTAG
- a CDS encoding HEPN domain-containing protein: protein MWLEGLDLLKDSEGFLGAALDLYKTGRGSKVSFNAQQAAELALKAALNFYGAERKGYSLLDLLEELILMNKEFKKFYEAVKGA from the coding sequence ATATGGTTAGAAGGGCTAGATTTATTGAAGGATTCTGAAGGTTTTCTTGGTGCAGCGTTAGATCTTTATAAAACTGGAAGGGGGTCAAAAGTTTCTTTTAACGCTCAGCAAGCAGCTGAATTAGCTTTAAAAGCAGCCCTTAACTTTTATGGAGCGGAAAGAAAAGGGTATTCTTTACTAGATTTGCTGGAAGAACTTATTTTAATGAATAAAGAATTTAAAAAATTTTATGAAGCTGTTAAAGGTGCTTGA
- a CDS encoding FAD-dependent oxidoreductase, whose product MDKKIIVIGGGAAGTSAALEARKTDRAAEITLINRENLPEYSRCGLPYVLSGIIPKLENLIIHQESVLKEMMKINLLLKTEVLDIDLKNKIVKAKKLDENKFLELNFDSLILATGAKTAYPQLENLNNKENLYGLRTAEDVKKILEAAKKFKNVTILGASYVGMEAAEALLKLGMNVTVIHRSPEPLSTLLDPDMAQLIRNKAEEEGVKFILGETITEVKGDATIKQVKTSGGKTIDTDMLLAATGMEPEIDLARRIGAKIGNRGGIQVNEFMNIGIENIYAAGDCVEYITATTGDYSMYQLGTTAVRMGKVAGANAAGKKVKLPPLLGTTTGKLFGFELASVGLTTRDMKRRGLPDPIYGKATALTKAEYYPGGKKITMKLLIHPETWKIMGAQAVSEDSSAAQRINIVALAIKEGLTVKSLAELETCYAPPVAPTWDVLVLAAESALIKLERMKKS is encoded by the coding sequence ATGGATAAAAAAATTATTGTTATTGGAGGAGGTGCAGCTGGGACTTCAGCCGCTTTAGAAGCTAGAAAAACAGATAGAGCTGCTGAAATAACATTAATAAATAGAGAAAATTTACCAGAATATTCTCGATGTGGGCTTCCATATGTTTTAAGCGGGATAATTCCTAAATTAGAAAACTTAATTATTCATCAGGAATCTGTTTTAAAAGAAATGATGAAGATAAATCTTCTTCTTAAAACTGAAGTTTTAGATATAGATTTAAAAAACAAAATTGTTAAAGCTAAGAAGCTTGATGAAAACAAGTTTTTAGAATTAAATTTTGACAGCTTAATTCTAGCTACAGGAGCGAAAACAGCTTATCCACAACTTGAAAACTTAAATAATAAAGAGAATTTATATGGTTTAAGAACAGCTGAAGACGTTAAAAAAATACTTGAGGCAGCTAAAAAATTTAAAAATGTTACTATTTTAGGAGCAAGCTATGTTGGAATGGAAGCTGCTGAAGCTTTATTAAAACTTGGAATGAATGTAACAGTAATTCATAGAAGCCCAGAGCCATTATCTACTTTGCTCGATCCAGATATGGCTCAACTAATTAGAAATAAAGCTGAAGAAGAAGGTGTAAAATTTATTTTAGGAGAAACAATAACTGAAGTTAAAGGAGATGCAACGATAAAACAAGTTAAAACTAGTGGTGGAAAAACAATTGATACTGATATGCTTCTTGCAGCTACAGGAATGGAGCCTGAAATAGATTTAGCTAGAAGAATTGGAGCTAAAATAGGAAACCGAGGAGGGATTCAAGTTAATGAATTCATGAATATTGGAATAGAAAATATTTATGCTGCTGGAGATTGCGTTGAATATATAACCGCTACAACTGGGGATTACTCGATGTATCAGCTTGGAACAACAGCTGTAAGAATGGGAAAGGTAGCTGGAGCAAATGCTGCTGGAAAAAAGGTTAAGCTACCACCGCTTTTAGGAACAACGACAGGAAAACTTTTTGGGTTTGAATTAGCATCTGTTGGGTTGACTACAAGAGATATGAAAAGGAGGGGTTTACCTGACCCTATTTATGGAAAAGCAACAGCTTTAACTAAAGCTGAATATTATCCTGGCGGTAAAAAAATAACGATGAAGCTTTTAATTCATCCTGAAACCTGGAAAATTATGGGTGCTCAAGCTGTAAGCGAAGACTCCAGCGCAGCTCAAAGAATAAATATAGTTGCTTTAGCTATAAAAGAGGGGTTAACAGTAAAGTCTTTAGCTGAGCTTGAAACATGTTATGCGCCGCCTGTAGCGCCAACATGGGATGTTTTAGTTTTAGCAGCTGAAAGCGCTTTAATAAAACTTGAAAGAATGAAGAAATCTTGA
- a CDS encoding dTMP kinase, giving the protein MKGLFIVIEGIDGAGKTLQSKLLQKELVKKGFKAVYTAEPSKSFIGKILRETSLKGIKLNPEVEALLFAADRFQHINLEVLPSLKKGEIIICDRYLYASLAYQGAQGVDLNWIKTINKFSIKPDLAIYLDVPVEVGLTRITKRKKTVFEKIEIEEKVREVYLKLVEEKELILIDANKPIKEVNKEIVDLIFKTLLK; this is encoded by the coding sequence TTGAAGGGTTTGTTTATAGTTATTGAAGGGATCGATGGCGCTGGAAAAACGCTTCAATCGAAGCTTCTTCAAAAAGAATTAGTTAAAAAAGGTTTTAAAGCTGTTTATACAGCTGAACCTTCTAAAAGTTTTATTGGTAAAATTTTAAGGGAAACCTCACTTAAAGGAATAAAATTAAATCCTGAAGTTGAAGCTTTACTTTTTGCTGCAGATAGATTTCAACATATTAACCTAGAAGTTTTACCAAGCTTAAAGAAAGGTGAAATCATTATTTGCGATAGATATCTTTACGCTTCATTAGCTTATCAAGGTGCTCAAGGCGTTGATTTAAATTGGATAAAAACTATAAATAAATTTTCTATAAAACCTGATTTAGCAATATATTTAGATGTTCCAGTTGAAGTGGGGTTAACTAGAATAACTAAAAGAAAGAAAACAGTTTTTGAAAAAATTGAAATTGAAGAAAAGGTTAGAGAAGTTTACTTAAAACTTGTTGAAGAAAAAGAATTAATTTTAATAGATGCAAATAAACCTATTAAAGAAGTGAATAAAGAAATTGTAGATTTAATTTTTAAAACTTTATTAAAATAA
- a CDS encoding Hsp20/alpha crystallin family protein has product MERKKKSFLEDLINFMNSSWDEEASIMQPLYNIFLKPNEVIVTIDLPYVDLNKIEVKAIEDKLEVLAKTKEAICLSKFGLKHRVGEFNCYHVIVQIPVSVDYRRLTYRLKRGILEVHLPRL; this is encoded by the coding sequence TTGGAAAGAAAAAAGAAAAGCTTTCTTGAAGATTTAATAAATTTTATGAATTCATCTTGGGATGAAGAAGCGTCAATTATGCAACCTTTATATAATATATTCTTAAAGCCTAATGAAGTTATCGTAACTATAGATTTACCTTATGTTGATTTAAATAAAATTGAAGTTAAAGCTATTGAAGATAAGCTGGAGGTTTTAGCTAAAACTAAAGAAGCTATATGCTTAAGTAAATTTGGGCTTAAGCATAGAGTAGGGGAATTTAACTGTTATCATGTTATTGTTCAAATTCCTGTTTCAGTTGATTATAGAAGATTAACTTATAGATTGAAGAGGGGAATTTTAGAAGTGCATTTACCAAGATTATAA
- a CDS encoding prolyl oligopeptidase family serine peptidase: MNIKSVKFYSENFLLKGSLSLPYEEAPCIIALHGLESSKDSRKWLMLESKLYTEGYALLRFNFKGCGEGLERSEGRFEDTTLTSRIKDFKAALNFLKSCEVNTNKIGVIGSSFGGMIAIAAQEENIKALVTIATPYKIDFILKDSENYYTLPSGRKLKRSFYEDLQKHDLLKSVNQSSPILIIHGSLDKLVPVNHAYELFKAAKKPKKLEIIKDANHVFSNDNHLNKVIELSLKWFKIYL; this comes from the coding sequence ATGAATATTAAATCTGTTAAATTTTATTCAGAAAATTTCTTATTAAAGGGAAGTTTAAGTTTACCCTATGAAGAAGCACCCTGCATAATTGCTTTACATGGTTTAGAAAGCAGCAAAGATTCAAGAAAATGGTTAATGCTTGAATCTAAGCTTTACACCGAAGGCTACGCTTTATTAAGATTTAATTTTAAAGGATGCGGAGAAGGCTTAGAAAGAAGTGAAGGAAGATTTGAAGATACAACTTTGACGTCAAGGATAAAAGATTTTAAAGCAGCTTTAAATTTTTTAAAAAGTTGCGAAGTAAACACTAATAAAATAGGGGTTATTGGATCAAGCTTCGGCGGGATGATTGCAATAGCAGCTCAAGAGGAAAACATTAAAGCTTTAGTAACTATTGCTACACCATATAAGATAGACTTTATCTTAAAAGATAGCGAGAATTACTATACGCTTCCTTCAGGCAGAAAATTAAAGAGGAGCTTTTATGAGGATTTGCAAAAACATGATTTGCTTAAAAGCGTTAATCAATCCTCGCCAATATTAATAATTCATGGAAGCTTAGATAAGCTGGTTCCAGTTAATCATGCATACGAATTGTTTAAGGCAGCGAAGAAGCCCAAAAAGCTTGAAATAATAAAAGATGCAAACCATGTTTTCTCTAATGATAATCACTTAAATAAAGTGATTGAATTAAGCTTAAAATGGTTTAAAATTTATCTTTAA